A genomic window from Silene latifolia isolate original U9 population chromosome Y, ASM4854445v1, whole genome shotgun sequence includes:
- the LOC141630215 gene encoding protein FAR1-RELATED SEQUENCE 11-like → MMIDLNQLPIDEHEAIFMTETSIYNRSQSQPIEVDKLEPFVGQTFLSEEEAFVYYQNYARLHGFSIRKDRTQNKDGKVVRRDFYCHRGGSQPLKEINPNKEQRNRLSSKCKCNAHMRIKWRRSNEIFPEEWHVTTFVANHNHSLLLASQTRFLSANRVISTEDEKRILLLKDAGLVVRQIIRVLELEKNVKHGDLPFLERDVRNLFSRINKSVCGNDVMNLLDFFKCCKKQDPKFRYVYTVDQEKKFEHLFWSPAQCFDWYDKFGDVVVFDTTYKVNIYGMPCAIFVGVNSHGNTVLFGFALLRNETTDTFKWLMKTFKTVMKKSPKTIITDQDSCMTEAIATELPFTKHFFCIWHITYKFSGWFAPVLRTEYQKWCKDFYALYKLEAVEDFESQWALITAKYNLQDNKHIKGLYEIKHSWAPAYLRGYYFGGMTTTGRSEYINGFIKRFISSNYTLCDLAKQIEVVVQEIMQKQSHDNMLAVSKMEVFSTKSPLEQQVSQILTPFAFQKFKEEYQRASQYVIANKDGHDFILKYYEPGNSRSRRVFWDGKIAMCSCKQFEFLGILCRHILRVFIQTDCNNIPSSYLPIRWQLQGQSINHMVDVSEILRDDDTILCPPQSITKGRPRNKRLKGGKELAKQVRRCSVCRNSGHYVNNCPANKENEIVFNGTRRKKKKVASNDTNVNPVFSMKN, encoded by the exons ATGATGATTGATTTGAATCAACTACCTATTGATGAACATGAAGCTATTTTTATGACGGAAACAAGTATTTATAACCGTTCCCAAAGTCAGCCCATAGAAGTCGACAAATTAGAGCCATTTGTGGGTCAGACATTTTTAAGTGAAGAAGAAGCATTTGTTTATTATCAGAATTACGCACGTCTTCACGGTTTCAGTATTCGTAAAGATCGCACACAAAATAAAGATGGGAAAGTTGTGAGGCGTGACTTTTATTGTCATCGTGGTGGGAGTCAACCATTAAAGGAGATTAATCCGAACAAAGAGCAAAGGAATCGATTGTCCTCGAAATGTAAGTGCAATGCTCATATGCGTATTAAATGGCGACGTTCGAATGAAATTTTTCCGGAAGAATGGCATGTTACAACTTTTGTAGCAAATCATAACCATAGCCTTTTATTAGCATCACAGACACGTTTCCTTTCCGCTAATCGAGTTATAAGTACTGAAGATGAGAAACGTATTCTTCTTTTAAAAGATGCTGGCCTCGTAGTTCGACAAATTATCCGTGTACTTGAACTTGAGAAAAATGTAAAACATGGGGATCTTCCTTTTCTTGAAAGAGACGTTCGTAATTTGTTTAGCCGAATTAATAAAAGTGTTTGCGGAAATGATGTTATGAACCTGTTGGATTTTTTCAAGTGTTGCAAGAAACAAGATCCAAAGTTTCGGTATGTTTATACTGTTGATCAAGAAAAGAAATTTGAACATTTATTTTGGTCTCCAGCTCAGTGTTTTGATTGGTATGACAAATTCGGAGACGTCGTTGTTTTTGATACGACTTACAAGGTTAATATATATGGCATGCCTTGTGCAATATTTGTTGGCGTTAATAGCCATGGAAACACGGTATTGTTTGGGTTTGCTCTTCTTCGAAATGAGACTACAGACACCTTTAAATGGTTAATGAAG ACATTTAAGACCGTAATGAAAAAGTCGCCCAAGACAATAATAACAGATCAAGATTCATGTATGACGGAAGCAATTGCTACAGAGTTGCCATTTACTAAACATTTTTTTTGCATATGGCATATCACTTATAAGTTTAGTGGATGGTTTGCACCCGTTCTCCGCACTGAGTACCAAAAATGGTGTAAGGATTTTTACGCCCTCTATAAATTAGAGGCGGTTGAGGACTTTGAAAGTCAATGGGCTCTTATAACTGCCAAATACAATTTGCAAGACAACAAGCACATTAAAGGGTTGTATGAGATCAAGCACTCTTGGGCTCCTGCTTATCTTCGAGGTTACTATTTTGGAGGAATGACAACAACGGGTAGATCTGAATATATCAACGGTTTTATCAAGAGATTTATTTCATCTAATTACACATTGTGTGATTTAGCGAAGCAG ATTGAAGTTGTTGTTCAAGAAATTATGCAAAAGCAGTCTCACGATAACATGTTAGCTGTTAGTAAGATGGAAGTTTTCAGCACTAAATCGCCACTAGAACAACAAGTTTCTCAAATTCTGACGCCATTTGCttttcaaaagttcaaagaagaatATCAAAGAGCTAGTCAATATGTGATAGCTAATAAAGATGGCCatgattttattttgaaatatTATGAACCCGGAAATAGTCGAAGCCGAAGAGTTTTTTGGGATGGAAAGATTGCGATGTGTAGCTGTAAACAATTCGAGTTCCTTGGGATACTCTGTCGTCACATCTTACGGGTTTTTATTCAAACTGATTGCAATAATATTCCATCTTCGTACTTGCCTATTCGATGGCAACTTCAAGGCCAAAGCATCAACCACATGGTTGATGTATCAGAAA TTCTAAGGGATGATGATACTATTTTATGTCCTCCACAATCAATAACCAAAGGACGTCCCCGAAACAAGAGGCTGAAAGGCGGAAAAGAGTTAGCGAAGCAAGTAAGGCGTTGTTCTGTTTGTCGCAATTCTGGTCATTATGTAAATAATTGCCCTGCAAATAAAGAGAACGAGATCGTTTTTAATGGCACaaggagaaagaagaagaaagttgCATCAAATGACACAAATGTGAACCCCGTATTTTCTATGAAGAATTAA